The sequence below is a genomic window from Nitrobacter winogradskyi Nb-255.
CAATTCCATCCTCGGGTCAAGCCCGAGGACATGCTTCGCTTGAAAACGCTATAGCCTCATCTTTTGATCGAGCATGATCTTGTTCGAAAACCGGCTTCCACTTTTCGGGATCATGCTCTAGCATGAGCGAAATCGATGGGGATGGAGTCCCCCGATAACCGCCGCAAGGCTGATGACTCCTACCGGGCGCTTTCGCGTCGGTAGGAGCTGTTTCCTCCCCGCTGCGCCCGAGAAAGGGCGCTGATGATCAAGTCTCTGAATCCGCTGCAAGTCTGCCTGAGGGGAGACGATGATGGCTGGCGCACGGCCGGACAACCACGGGCGGAGCAAAAGCTTTGAAGTGGACATTCATCCTGGCCGTCGCGGCCGGCGGGGCGCTGGGATCGGTGGCCCGCTATCTCGTCGGCATCGGCTTCGGCAAATGGCTGGGCCCGAAGTTTCCATGGGGGACGCTGTTCATCAATGTCACGGGATCGCTTCTGATCGGAATATTCGCGGGCCTGTTCGCCGTCCGGTGGAGTTTGCCTCAAGCCGCGCGCATCTTCCTTGTTGTCGGAATCTGCGGTGGCTACACCACGTTCTCCACTTTCTCGCTGGATACGTTCTATCTGATCGAGCGCGGCGAAATGGCGTCGGCCGCCGCCTACATGATCGGTTCCGTCGTGTTATCCGTCGGCGCGCTGATCGCGGGTATCCAGATCGTGCGGGTGATTTAGAGCATTTTCCGGCGAAGCGGATGACCTGTTCGCCGTAAGAAAATGCGACCAGACAACCATTTCTAGAGCATGATCCCGGCCAGAAGGGCCGCGCCAGCGCAAAGGGGGGACCGGTTTTCGGACAGGATCATGCTCAAACAGACAAATAAGCGATGAGTGTGATTCAACGCAGTTGATCCAGACGCTAGATTGCTTCACCGCTTCCTGAGGCGCTTCGTCCGCTCGACCATCTTGGCGGCGCGGCCGCCTTCGGCTACATCAGGGACGGCAAGCCGATAGGCGGGCGTAGTTCAATGGTAGAACGGCAGCTTCCCAAGCTGCATACGAGGGTTCGATTCCCTTCGCCCGCTCCAGCACCGCCGCTTGCGGCAAAGAAATGCTCGGCGCGGCATCGGCGGCATCGAGTCCCGGTCTGAAACCGCTGGTCCGACGTCGAGCGGACCCATCCACGATCTGGCGGATAGCCAGCCTCGAGTCCTTACACCGCTTCCTGGAAACGGTGACAGAATCTATCTTTTATGTTTTGACGCGTTTTCTCCGCGCGAACCGGATTCCATCCCGCTCGAAACGCTGCCGTCGCGACAAACCGGTTTTCGCTTTCTGAAAGTGCAGCCTGAAAGTGCAGCGTGGCGGCAACACTGGATTTGAATCTGATTCGAGAGAGCGCGACGGTCTGGACAAAACGTCGATCCCGCCGGAGGCTGCGGGCTGTGGCGTCGCATAAGGTCTTACATACTGGAATCGATCATGTTCATGATTCTGGATCGATTCGATACAAGATCGTCGTGATCTAGCGGGTTCGAAGAATTGATATCGGGGCAGATGACGAGGATCGTGACCGGATTGCTCGCAGCCGTGTTCGTGTTGGGGCACGTTGCCGCGAGTGAAGCCGTGGTCCGGATCGGTGAGGATCGGGGCGGCCGGATCGGAACCTATATCGATAAATTCGAGGCCGTTCGCAGTTCCGGCCAGTCCGTCATCATCGACGGTCTGTGCGCATCGGCCTGCACCATCGTTCTGGGGACGGTCCCGCACGACAGGATTTGCGTGACATCCCACGCGGCTCTCGGGTTTCATGCCGCCTGGGATCTCGGATCGAACGGCCGCACCGTAATCAACTCCGAAGCGACCCATATGCTGTATTCGATGTACCCCTCCGCGGTGCAGCGCTGGATCAAGCAGCGCGGCGGCCTGACAAAGCGCATGATCTTCCTGCGGGGCCGCCAACTCGCTGACATGTACCGTCCGTGCTATCTTGACGCACAGGCCTCTTCGGCGCGCTGACTGCATATCGCCATTCATCACACGCCAAATCATCACAACGTGATCGCGCCGGGTTGCGCTTGCCTTAAGGGCGGGACTGGCCTTATCTGAACCCACCCTGCTGGCGGCGCTGTGGCGCACGACGGAACCGCTGTGGTCTTCGCGACACGCTTCCGGTCTCGTCGCTTGCCTGCATGACGCTTTTTTTAAGCAAAGTGGATGACCTGCTGGCGTGGAGAAACGCGTCAAACAACAATCCGGAGTTTCGTCTCTGATTCAATCAGAAGCGAAAATGCTCCAGGCCCGTTCCGCACGTTCCGATTGGTTGCTGCAAGAACGTGCGGCCTTCGGAAGGGCGACACCGAGGATACCCGATGTCAAATAGATTCGTCCGTCCGCTGATCCTGGTTGCGGCCTTCGCCGGCAGCCTTGTCGTCGGTCTCACGGTGGTGATGTGGCTACTCGGCGGGCTCGCCAGCAAACCCACGGCGGCGTCGATCGGTGGCCCATTCCAACTGACCGACCAGACGGGCCAGACCGTCACCGAAAAGGATATGGTCGGCCGTCCGACGATCGTCTTCTTCGGCTATACTCATTGCCCCGACGTCTGCCCGACCTCGCTGTTCGAGATGTCGGAGGTGTTGCGGGCGATGGGTCCGGACGCCGACCGCGTCAATGCCTATTTCATCACCGTTGATCCGGAACGCGACACCCAGGAAACGATGAAAAGCTATCTTTCCAGCTTCGATCCGCGTCTGAAAGGCTTGACCGGCGATCCGGCCGCCGTCGAAAAAGCCCTGTCCGGATTTCGGGTCTACGCAAAGAAGATCCCGCTGAAGGACGGCGGCTATTCGATGGATCATACGGCGCTGATCTATCTGATGGATCGCGACGGCCGCTTCGTCTCGTCGTTCGATCTCAAACGCTCGGCTGAAGCCGCCGCCGCCGATCTCAGGCGTTATCTGTAGCGCTGCCGCCGGCGTGCGGCCATGTGGTGGGAAGCTGTCCCCTGAGAGGTGGCGGCTGACCTGATTTGCGGGGAAAGGCCATGCTCGGTCTTTTCCCACCTGTACGGCTCGCTCAGCAGTTGATACAGCGCGCGCCAGGCCGCGATCGAAAGACAAGCCCAATAAATAGGCGTCAACGCCAGGATCCACCCCTGCCTCAATTGCCCGCGCCGGGCGAGGCCCATCAGTCCCACAACGATCGTGGAAACGAACCCGGCGGCGATCGTGGTCAGATGCAGCGGCGTGACCGCGCCCGCGGCAAATCCACCGCCGGCGCCTTCCAGCGAGCGCAACGCCATATCGATCATCAGGATCGGAAAGGTCAAAGCGGTCAACACGTTGCCGCCGATGATGGCGTTCAGCGTCAAGAATCCCTTCGCGCCCGCGTCCTTCCATAACTGTCGGGGCCGGCGCATATGCACGCTCCAGGTCTGCATCCAGCCCTTCATCCAGCGCGAGCGCTGGCGCAGCCATCCGCCGAAACGCGCGGGCGCCTCCTCGAACGTCGTCGACGCGAAGGTGGTCGATCGATAGCCGAAGCGCGCCAGCCGAAAGCCGAGGTCGGCATCTTCGGTGACGTTGTAGGCATCCCAGCCGCCCACCTCGCGAAGGACCGCTGTGCGGAAGTGCGGTATTAGGTAGCAAACTCACCAAGCAACGGATGGCGGTTTTCCTGTGTGAGTCACACAATGCGGGATGTCAGACACCATCCGCCTTGCCCGAACCGACACCTACGAACACACCATTTCCGGCTTGCTGAAAAAGCGCGCCGATCTATTCAACGAAGCCGAGCGTATCCGCGACCGGATGGCCGAGATTAAGAACGACATTGGCGCGCTGGATCGGGTGCTAGGAACGCTTGGCTATACCGGCGATCTGAATGCGGAAATGCCGCGCCAGAAACGGCAGGTCCTGTTCGGACGGGGCGAGCTAACGCGGGCGATTTTGGATGAATTGAGAGACGCGCCGCGACCGCTTGGAAGCCGCGAGATAGCTCAGGCTATCGTGGCTTTGAACGGTCAGGATGCGCGAGACAGACGTGCGCTAACTGACGTAACCAAAAGAGTCTCAAAGGCCCTCAGAGGTCTGACAGAACAAGGGGCCCTCACTCACAAAACTGGTGAGGGGCGGCAGCGGCTTTGGGAGATTAGACGATAGCTTACTTAAGGGCGTCGCCCTTTGCTGAAATTAGCTCAAAGATTGTGATTAGACTATCGATCTTATGCTTGTCAGATGGCGGAATCGCCAATGTGTATTCGTCCAACTTTCTTTTGATTTCTAGGTTGGTGTCTTGGATGTAGGGCTCAATCGCCTCAACCTCAGACGCGCTGATGATATCTAACAGCCTCAGCGTCAGATCCTTCTTGGGAGGCGTACTGGGATTGAAGTCTTTTTCAAGAATGGCGAACGCATAAGTTAGAGCGAAAATCTCATTGCAGCGCGCTTCCGCTAACGTTTCTGCGTTGGCGTGGTTAATTGGGATAAAGGGCTGAATGCGGGCGATCGTAGTTGCTTGTAGAGCAGCAATTTTAGGTTTCTCGGTGTGATGCCCAGAATTAATACGCCACTTTTTATAGGCCTTGTTGAGGAGAAAATATGATTCAACAGCAAGGCGAACTCTGCCCTCGTGCAGAATTAGTTTTTCGTCAGGCAGGATACCGCGTTCAATCAGTTCTTGCGCAACATTGAGCAAAAATTCTACGCGCTCAGAAATTTTGGTTTCTGAGAAGTCAGGCTCGCTCAATTGTAAGGCCCCCGTTCCTTGAGGGTTAGGTATGTTGAGTCCTTAGATTTTGGACTGCAACAGCGTGTCTAACCCCGAAAACAGGCTCGTTTTGACCTTTTCGAAGCTAACGCGCAACTCTTGCGCGGTCACAGGACTATTGTCGTTATGCTCTTTGCGGGAATCGAGCAAATCGACCGCCGGGCCTGAAATGGGGATGTGTCTGATTGGAAGGCCAAGGCCTTGTTTGACCGGCATAGGTATTCTCCTGAATCGCACGCGACCGCTCCGGTGGAGCAGATGCCCTCATCGGCGATTCGAGATCGCATTATATGAGGGATTTTGGCAACACTCAATCAAAAAGGCTTGACAGCTACCAAGAATCTGCTTAGGGGCGCTTGTCCCAAGCGGATTCGAAGTGGTTCAAGCGTTAACTCACGACCGAGTCAAGAGTTTCGTTGCCAATAACCTTTCCACTGACGCGATACCGGATGTTGCAAAGCGGCGTCCGCCACCATCAGATATTGTTCGCCGTTGCTGATACGGCGATTGTTTTCGCGCCAAGCCATTTCACCAGCATAGGCTGATAGATAGTCGCCAGCGATACGATGATGAACGCCGATTTCGGCGCGGCGCATCCGAGAGAAAAACGACTCCGCTTGATTGGTGCAAGCATCGCCGTCCGAATAACTTTCGCTGTGATTGATCCGCTTGGTCAGGAAGCGCGCATGTAGCGCGTCCCAATGCGTCGCTTCATCCGCGTGAATGACGCTGCCGGGTGCAACGGTTTGGGCGATCTTCACAAGCGAAGCATCTTCGCTCTTAAAAACGAAAGGCAGCGTGCGCCCGCCTCGCTCACGCATGATGACAACCACGCGTCGCTTGCCGTTCTGATTGATGATGCGGCGGCGGTCGCGGCGGTTACCTTTGTGGTTTGCAGGCTTCACGTAGCCGCCGAAGTATGCGCCATCCACTTCGACCTCGCCAGAGGCGATTGCGCCATGAGCTTCCGAAGCCAACGCCTCGCGGATTTTGTGAGCCATCACGAAAGCAGTCTTATACTGGCAATCGAGATCGCGGCTCAGTTGAAGCGCGCTATGGCCTTTTGCGCCGTTGACGAAGATCGCAATAGCCAAGAGATAGTCGCGCACCGGGAGCTTACGACTTGCGAAGATCGTGTCCGACGT
It includes:
- a CDS encoding glycosyltransferase family 2 protein yields the protein MGGWDAYNVTEDADLGFRLARFGYRSTTFASTTFEEAPARFGGWLRQRSRWMKGWMQTWSVHMRRPRQLWKDAGAKGFLTLNAIIGGNVLTALTFPILMIDMALRSLEGAGGGFAAGAVTPLHLTTIAAGFVSTIVVGLMGLARRGQLRQGWILALTPIYWACLSIAAWRALYQLLSEPYRWEKTEHGLSPQIRSAATSQGTASHHMAARRRQRYR
- a CDS encoding SCO family protein gives rise to the protein MSNRFVRPLILVAAFAGSLVVGLTVVMWLLGGLASKPTAASIGGPFQLTDQTGQTVTEKDMVGRPTIVFFGYTHCPDVCPTSLFEMSEVLRAMGPDADRVNAYFITVDPERDTQETMKSYLSSFDPRLKGLTGDPAAVEKALSGFRVYAKKIPLKDGGYSMDHTALIYLMDRDGRFVSSFDLKRSAEAAAADLRRYL
- the crcB gene encoding fluoride efflux transporter CrcB, with the protein product MKWTFILAVAAGGALGSVARYLVGIGFGKWLGPKFPWGTLFINVTGSLLIGIFAGLFAVRWSLPQAARIFLVVGICGGYTTFSTFSLDTFYLIERGEMASAAAYMIGSVVLSVGALIAGIQIVRVI
- a CDS encoding IS1595-like element ISNwi4 family transposase, coding for MRSTENVGLMSQHFLLSAKARTLSLAKVARLSDDEAYDAFRLIRWAATDGAPVCPRCECAAVYTYTTRRLFKCKACSHQFSVTSDTIFASRKLPVRDYLLAIAIFVNGAKGHSALQLSRDLDCQYKTAFVMAHKIREALASEAHGAIASGEVEVDGAYFGGYVKPANHKGNRRDRRRIINQNGKRRVVVIMRERGGRTLPFVFKSEDASLVKIAQTVAPGSVIHADEATHWDALHARFLTKRINHSESYSDGDACTNQAESFFSRMRRAEIGVHHRIAGDYLSAYAGEMAWRENNRRISNGEQYLMVADAALQHPVSRQWKGYWQRNS